Genomic segment of Chitinophaga varians:
ATACGAGGCCGCAACCATTGCTAAAAAAGCGGAAGGGCATTACAGCATCGCCTATGGCCTGTATGCCTGCCTGATGGGCGTTCCGTTACCGGAAGCATTGTATGCTTTTTATTATAACGCTGCCGTAGGCATGGTCACCAATGCTGTGAAACTGGTGCCGCTGGGGCAGCTGGACGGGCAGGACGTTCTGTTCCGCATGCAGCCGGTGATCCGGTCGCTGGTGAATACCACGATGGAACTGGACAGGGACCTCGTAGGCGTGTGCAACATTGGCTTCGATATCCGCTGTATGCAGCATGAACAGCTGTATTCCAGGCTTTATATGTCTTAATTAACAACAACGAAATAATTACTATGAGCGACAGAAAATATGTGAAAATAGGCGTGGCCGGCCCGGTAGGTTCCGGTAAAACCGCCCTGATAGAACGGTTGTCCCGTGCACTGATGAACACCTACGACATGGGCGTGATCACCAACGATATTTATACTAAGGAAGATGCCGAGTTCCTCACCAAAAACAGCCTGCTTCCCAAAGAGCGTATTATCGGTGTGGAAACCGGCGGTTGCCCGCATACGGCCATCCGCGAAGATGCCAGCATGAACCTCGAGGCAGTGGATGAAATGGCGGCACGTTTCCCCGATATTGAACTGATACTGATCGAAAGCGGTGGCGATAACCTCTCTGCTACTTTCAGTCCCGACCTGGCAGATGTGACCATCTTCGTGATCGATGTGGCGGAAGGTGATAAGATCCCCCGCAAAGGCGGTCCCGGCATCACCCGCTCCGACCTGCTGGTGATCAATAAAATTGACCTGGCGCCTTATGTGCATGCAGACCTCGGCGTGATGGAACGGGACGCCCGTAAAATGCGTGCAGGCAAACCATTTGTGTTTACCAACCTGATGTCTTTACAGGGACTGGACACCGTGATTGGTTGGATTAAAAAATACGCCCTGCTGGAAGAAGCCGAAGAACCGGCATTGGTAAGGTAATGCGCAATTGAATTATAATGAACAAACTCAGTTTAATAAGCGGGTACAAAAACGGGCGTTCCTGGCTGAAGGACAGCTACTGCACCCGGCCATTCAAATTGGCCAATGTAGGCATCTACCGGCAGGACCCGGCTTTGTACCTGATGGTGATGAGCTCTTCGCCGGGCATACTGGACGGAGATCATTATGATATCGATATCCGCACAGAGCCGCACAGTAAACTGCAATTGCAGTCGCAGTCCTATCAGCGGTTGTTCAATATGAAAACCGGGGCGCAGCAGCAACAGCGTATCCATATGGAAGCACAGAGCATATTCAGCTACGTGCAGCATCCGGTGGTGCCGCATGAAAATGCTGTGTTCAAATCACATACTGTAGCGCATATGGAAGACGACTGCCAGTTTACTTTCGGTGAGATCATCACCTGTGGCCGCAAACATTCCGGTGAAGTGTTCCGTTTTTCCAAACTGCACAACATCACCGAAATATACCACCGCGGGAAACTCATCCTGAAAGATAACCTGCTGCTGCAACCGCAGCTGTTGCCCATGCAGGCCATCGGGCAGATGGAAGGGTACACTCATCAGGCCACATTGCTACATATCAATACCGGCGCTGCTGATATGGAAACACCGCTGACCGCGTTGCGGCAGATGCTGGAGGAAGAGCAGGGCATAACAGGCGGCGTGTCGCTGCCGGACGCCCGTTGCCTCGTGGTACGTATACTCGGCAACGGGGGCGAACAATTGTACAACTGCCTGCGGAAAATGCAACAGTATTTCTGGCAACATGCCGGGGATAAAATTGTCAACGAAACACTTAAAACAGCTATTGCATGAATATAGGATTAACAACGCTGGTGGTATCTGCCGTGACAATCAGTTGCCTGCATACTGCCACCGGCCCGGACCACTACCTGCCATTCATTGTGCTGTCCCGTTCCAAAAAATGGACTATGTCCAAAACGATATTCTGGACGGTGCTTTGCGGCTTCGGACATATTCTCAGCTCGGTGGTGATTGGATTGATTGGCGTATTGCTTGGCTGGCAACTGTCGAAGCTGACGTGGTTCCAGGACGTAAGAGGCAATATGTCCGGCTGGTGCCTGCTGGGCTTCGGCGTAGTATATCTGTTGTGGGGGCTGCGGCAGGCTTATCTCAACAAGCCCCACAAACATTTCGATGTATATGAAGGCGGCGATATTTATGTGTACGAACACCGGCATGGCGATATCGTTTACCCGCAAAACCGTGTGAAGGTAACACCCTGGATATTGTTCGCCATTTTTGTGATGGGGCCCAGTGAGCCGCTGGTGCCGCTGCTGTTCTATTCCGGTTCACACCGTTCCTCGCTGGAAGTAGTGGTGCTCATCAGTGTTTTTACCGTTACTACCGTGCTTACCATGCTGGCCATGGTGCTGATTGGCTGTTATGGTTATTCCTTTCTGAAAACAGATAAACTCGAAAGATATGTACACGCCATTGGCGGCGCCGTAGTCACCATGTGCGGCATCGGTATGGTGTTCCTCGGGTGGTAAAAAATAAATTCTAACCAATCATCTTTATTATTCTCTAAACAAAAAAAGTGACACAACGGAAACCAATTGCGCTTCCCTGCCTCAGGGGGATAGGGCAGATCATGCTTCAAAACAACGCGTGGACAGGTACGCTATTTCTTGCAGGAATTTTCTATGATTCAATGTTGATGGGCTTTGCGGCCGTTGTAGCAGTAGTTACCGGCACCCTGACAGCCAGACTGCTTCGTTATGATGAAGCGGACATTGAAGCCGGCTTGTACGGTTTTAGTGCCACACTGGTGGGAGTGGCGCTGACCTTCTACTTCAACCCGGTACCGCTGGTATGGGCAGCTGTAGTGCTGGGCTCCGTGGCAGCCACGTGGTTACAGCATCAGTTCATTCGCCGTGGCTGGCCGGGATTCACCTTTCCCTTCATCCTGGTGACGTGGATATTACTGTACCTGTTTCATCATGTATACCAGCCGGGAGCGGCCGCCTCTGTGGCCGGTGCTATGCCGGTCAGCGATGACTTCACCACGGCTACCAATGGTTTCGGCGAAGTGATTTTCCAGGGCAGCGTAATAGCGGGCATCATCTTCTTTGTTGCCGTGTTTATCAGTTCACCGACAGCAGGATTGTATGGCGTATGTGCGTCTCTGTTAGGTGCCTTTATTTCGCTGGAATTTGCGGAGCCGGCCACGGATATTCACATGGGATTGTTTAGCTTTAACGCTGTGTTGTGTGCCATTACCTTTGCCGGCAATAAGCCCCGCGATGGCATATGGGTGCTGTTTTCCGTTGTGCTTTCTGTATTATTGGACGTGGGGATGCTGCAGCAGCATATGGCTGTGTTGACCTTCCCGTTTGTAGCCGCTTGTTGGATTACACTGGGAATGCAGCATCTTCTTCAAAAGATGGGGATCAAAATCAAAGACTGACAGATGAAAAAAGTATTTCTCGCAATTGGGCTGCTGGCCGCATGGCAGCAGCTGCTGGCACAGCAACCGGCGGACAGCGCCCATACGCAACTGAAACAGATTGTTGTCAGCGCACCGCGGATAGAAAAAGCGATGATGCACGTTGACCTGAAGAAGATTCCTGTAAACACTGCGCAGGACCTGCTTCGCAAAGTACCGGGACTGTTCATTTCACAACACGCCGGCGGCGGGAAGGCAGAACAGATCTTCCTGCGTGGTTTTGACTGTGACCATGGCACGGATGTTAATATCTCTGCCGACGGGATACCGGTCAATATTGTATCCCATGCACATGGACAGGGTTATTCAGATCTGCATTTCCTGATACCGGAAACCGTTGAAAGCATTGACTTTGGCAAGGGCGCCTATTACCCGGAAAAAGGTGATTTTAACACTGCCGGTTATGTGAACTTTGCCACCTATGACCACCTGGAAAACAGCCTGATCAAAGCAGAAGGCGGTTCCTTTAATACCATGCGGCTGGCAGGCGTGTTTAACCTGCTGGCAGATAAAAGCGCGGCTAAACGTAACGCCTATATTGCTACTGAGTATAACTATACCAATGGCCCGTTTGACGTACAACAGCAGTTCAGCCGTTTTAACCTGTTCGGCAAATACAACCAGTGGCTGAATGATAAAGACTATATTTCCTTCCAGGCATCCACTTTTACTTCCGGCTGGAACGCCTCTGGCCAAATCCCGGAAAGGGCCGTGGCAGAAGGGCTGATCAGCCGCTGGGGCTCTGTTGACCCAACGGAAGGCGGCAATACTTCCCGTACCAATGTCGCGTTGACTTACAAGCATCAGGCCAGTGCCGATGAATCGTGGCAGAGCTTTTTCTTTTACAGCCATTACCAGTTCAACCTGTATTCCAACTTTACTTTTTTCCTGAAAGACCCTGTGTATGGCGATGAGATACAGCAGAAAGACGACCGCAGCATCTATGGGTTTGAACAGCAGTACACGCATGACTATACTATCGGCAACAGCCGGCTCACATGGCAGTCCGGCGCCGGGTTGCGCCTGGATGATATCCGGGACCTGGAGCTGAACCATGTCTATCGTCGTGATACCTTGCTCAACAGGCTGGCCTGGGGCAGCGGCCGTGAAACTAACCTACACGCCTATACGGGACTGACCTGGCACACCGGCCATTGGCGCATTAATCCTGCTGTGCGGCTAGATCATTTTATTTTCAACTACCAGGACAAACTAAAACCTGCCGATGGTGGTCCGGGCGTTACCGCTACCCGCGTAAGCCCTAAGCTGAATTTTTCCTATTCCACCGGCAGTATGGCGCAGTGGTACCTGAAAACCGGTATGGGATTTCATTCCAACGATATGCGGGTGGTGATGCAACAGAACGGGAAAGACATATTGCCGTTTTCAGCCGGCGCGGACTTAGGCGTGGTGTTGAAACCAGTGCCTAACCTGTTAATCCAGCCAGCGCTGTGGTATCTGTACCTGCAACAGGAATTTGTATATGTAGGCGATGAAGCGGTGGTGGAGCCCTCCGGTAAAACGCGGCGTTTAGGCGTGGATGTGAGCGTCCGTTACCAGCCAGTAAAGTGGCTCTATCTAGATGCTGACGTGAACTATGCCAATGCCAGGGAGATAGGGCAGCCTAAAGGAGAGAACTACATACCACTGGCGCCGGTGCTGACCAGCACAGGTGGTATTGGCGTGAATCTGCCGATGGGCTTCTCCGCCAACCTGCGTTACCGTTATATGAAAGACCGGCCGGCAAATGAAGCCAACAGCCTCGTCGCCCGGGGATACTTCGTCAACGATCTGATGCTGGCGTATACACATCGCCAGTTCCAGTTTACCGTACAGGCGCAGAACTTGTTCAATGTGAACTGGAATGAAGCGCAGTTTGAAACCGAAACCCGCCTGCAACATGAATCCGACCCTGTGACGGACATGTGTTTTACGCCGGGTACGCCGTTTTACCTGAAAGCAGGTTTTGCTGTAAGATTTTAAATACTTCTCTTAATAACGGACATGCTTTAATAAAGCCTGAACAATATTCTGGCCCCGGGCTTCAGCCCGGGGTTTTCGTTTGTCCAAAAAAAGAATAATCCCCGTTTTTTAGGCTATTTCATAAAAAATCACTTACTTCACGTTAAAATGACGCAAACAGGTATGGCGAAATTATTTCACGAATACAAAAATCCATCATTGGCGGTAGACCTTGTGATATTCGGTTATCATGACAATACACTTTCCGTGCTGCTGCTCAACAGGAAAGAGGAGCCGTTTAAAGACTGCTGGACCCTGCCTGGTGGTTTTTTGCAGATGGAAGAAACATTTCTGGATACCTGTTATCGTATTCTGAAGACGAAGACAGGCATGGACGATGTGTTCCTGGAGCAATTGTATTCGTTCGATAATCCCGGCAGGGACCCGCGTGGCCGCGTCATCGCAGTGGGATATTATGCGCTGATCAATCCGGCCCGGTTCAATATTATCGCCGGCAGTATGGCCAACGACGTCAAATGGTTTGATGTGCATAAAATGCCGAAGCTTGGATTTGACCACCACGATATTTTCCAGCTGGCGCTGCAACGGCTAAAATCGAAGATCCTGTATGATCCTGTGGGCTTTGAGTTGTTGGATGAATTGTTCACCATCACTGAGCTGCACGAGCTGTACGAATGTATTCTCGAAACCACCATCGACCGCCGCAATTTCCGCCGCAAAATCCTGGACGCCGAATACGTGATCAACACCGGCACCAAAAGAGAAGGGCTACAGAACCGTCACCCCGAGTTATATAAATTCAATAAAAAACTGAAAAAGAACAGTTTTCAGATCAATGTTAATGTCTCATGAAACTAAAGACCGTTTCCTGGAAAAAGTTGCAGGAAACCTTACCGTCCTCCGGTAAACAGCTTATCGCCCAACAGACTGCCGATACACTGGTCGTGTACCAGGCCTTCCAACCCGCTATCGCCAACTATGCCGTTGCCCATCAGGCATTCGGCGGCAATGCCTACAGTTACGACCGTATGTCGTGGATCAAACCCAATTTCCTCTGGATGATGTACCGTTGCGGCTGGGCCGCCAAAGAAGGGCAGGAGCGGGTATTGGCTGTTCATCTCCCTAAAATATTTTTTGAAGAAATATTATCAAAGGCAGTCCCTTCTTCATACAAACCCTGGCTTTTCCCCGAAATGGACGCCTGGCAGTCCGCGTTAAAAACCAGTGATGTACGCCTGCAATGGGACCCCGACCATGACCCAAATGGCAACAAACTGGAGCGAAGGGCCATCCAGCTGGGGCTGCGCGGCGGCACCCTGAAGGAATTTGGCCAGCGGCAGATTGTCGCCATTGAAGATATCACAGACTTTGTAAAGGAACAGCACCTTGTATTGCAGCGTAATCCTGATGCCCTCGAGGTGCCGGAAGAAAGCCTGTACACGCTGGAAGATGCTGTTATCCGCAGTATCATTGATTTACATTAGACCAGTATGCTATGGAAAAACACAGCTACACCCCGGAGATTTTTACGTTGAAGAATTTTCTTTCCGCAGCAGAATGCCGTGGACTGATAGACCGAAGTGAGGCCATGGGCTACGAAGAAGCGACCGTGGACGTGGGCGGCGGGCAGCAACGGATGATCAAAGGTGTCCGGAATAACGAAAGGGTGTTGTATAAAGATGCAGCTTATGCTACCTTTATATGGGAAAGATTACGTTCCTATGCGCCGGAAGGCACCGACAACCGTACCGCGTGCGGCCTGAATGAGCTGTTCCGTTTCTATAAATACAGTCCGGGACAGCGTTTCAAGATGCACAAGGACGGCAGTTTCGTGCGTAACCGTTTCGAAGCCAGCCAGTATACCTTCCTGATTTACCTCAATGAAGGTTATACCGGTGGCAGCACTATTTTCAAAACAGGAGAGGAGGTGCTGCCGGAAACAGGGATGGCGCTTGTTTTTTATCATCCGTTGCTACATGAAGGCACGCTGCTGACAGCAGGTACCAAGTATGTGCTTCGGTCGGACATTATGTATAAATAGAAGGAATCATGCCTGCCACATACGTTATTGGCGATATTCACGGCGCCCTGAAAGCACTGAAACAGCTGCTGGAAAGGATAGGGCCGGAAAAGGACGACCGGTTTGTTTTTCTGGGGGATTATGTAGATGGCTGGTCTGAGTCTGCTGAACTGATACAGTTCCTGATGGAGCTGTCTGCGCAGTATACCTGCATATTCATTAAAGGCAACCACGATGCCTGGTGCGAGATGTGGCTGGCAGGCGAACAGCCGGTGGCCAGTTGGCTGCAACATGGCGGCAGGGCCACCGTGGCCAGTTATAATAAGCTGTCGGAAAAGGATAAGCTGCATCACCTGGCTTTCTTTAACCGGATGCTGAATTTTTATGAGGAGAATGACCGGCTGTTTATTCATGCAGGCTATGCTTCCATGCATGGCCCGGCGTATGAACGTTTCGAAGGCATGTGCTACTGGGACCGCACACTGTGGGAACTGGCTTTGTCCATGGATAAAAAGCTGAAAAAAGATGCCGTTAATTATCCCAAACGGTTACTGCTATACGATGAAATATATATCGGTCACACCCCTACGCTGAATTATGATGAGGAAATGCCCATGCACCGGGTGAACGTATACAACGTGGATACCGGGGCAGCCTTTACCGGCAGACTTTCAGCGATGAACATCGATACGAAGGAAGTATGGCAAAGCGATCCTGCTTACTTGTTATATCCTACCGAAAAAGGCCGGAACCCATGATGGTCCCGGCCCCACTTAAACCCTAAACTGAACCACTAGTATTCCGAAATAGGATAGCTGTTACAATGCCCGTCGCCATAGTTAGTGCGGCTGAATGCGCCCTGCGGTGTTTTGTTGAGCGTGATGCGGGATACCGGCAGGTATTGGGTTTCGCCGTAGCAAGACCATTTCAGCACCAGTGGGTTGGTGGCATTCACATCTGCAGATATCGGATATCCGTTGAGGTTACTTAACACCTTTAATCCAATATAATCCAGCTCATTGACGGCCGCTTCCACTTTCACCAGTGCTTTGCCATAGGCGTCCAGTTTGCTGGTTTTATCATTGCCTTCCGGGATAGTTGGATTAGGTGTTTCCCTTTTTTTACAGGAGAACAGCAGGCATAGCATTAACAGATAAAAAATTGTCCTTTGCATATTGGGGTGGTGTTATGACAGCAAAGGTAGAAAAGGAAGGCGGCAGGGTATCGGTAGTACTATCGGAAGAAAAAAATCAGGGAAAACACGTAGAAATGATTTGGGGATTTTCTGATTCAGTTCACTGAATCAAAAAATCCCCAAACAAGATAGTTTTTAATTACTGTACAACTTCCTGCATGCCTTGCATGCCACCGGCCATGTTCTTGCGTTTGAACAGCGTCATGTCCACTTTACCGAAGCGGTAAGCGAAGTTGAGGCGGATCATCTGCGGGTCACGAAGACGGTTGTAGTATTGTGTAAAGTAGATGCTTTCAGAATACTGGTCCATTTTACGGCTTCTGAAGATATCGCTGAAGCTCAGTGTCACGGAAGCGGCATTGTTTTTCAGGAAGCTCTTCTTGATGGCGGCATCCACGGCATAGAAAGAGGCAATGTAACCCTGTGAAGCGTTCTGAGACTGTTGCATGGAAGGACCGTCCTGTCTGCCTTTGTTGTCGTTAACAGGCAGGTTGGATTTGGACTGGTACAAGCCGGTCAGCTGTACTTCAAAATTGAGCGGCAGCTTGAAGGTGTTGTTCAGTTTGCCGAACCAGGCCCACCGCGCGTCTTGTGAAGGTTGTCCGGTATTGTCGGTATTGATTTTTGAATTATAGATGTTCACGTTGGCTGACAATGACCACCATTTGTTGATAGTGTTCATCGAGGTCAGTTCAGCACCCATGGCGTAGCTGGAATTGGCGTTGATGTAGGTGTTCACCAGCAGTTCGGCGCCGTTGGCCGGGTCGGTTTCCTTGGTGAGGAAGCGGGTGATCAGGCCGTTGGTATGTTTGTAGTACACGGTACCCATGAAGGTGTTATTACCTTTGAATGTTTTGAGGTAAGACATTTCCACGGAGTTGGTGAACTCAGGTATCAGACCGGGATTACCTTTGGTGATGTTCAGTTTATCGGTAGAATCGGTAAACGGAATCAGCTGGAAGAAATTCGGTCTGTTGATCCGGCGGGTATAGCTTACCTGCAGTTCCTGGTCATGTTTCAGCTTCTGGCTGAGGAAGATGGAGGGGAACAGGCTTACCGGATAATTGTTTTTGAACGTTTGTTTTACGTTGATCAGTTCACCGTTGTAGTCAGAGCTTTCTGCCCGCAGTCCCGCTTTATAGCTGAAGTTTTTGATGGTGTGGGAAACGCTGACATAAGCTGCATATACGTTGTCGGTGTTTTTGAAATTGTTGGACGCGCCCGGGATCAGTTTATAGTCGTTGGACGGATGATCGAACATGTAGTTGTTGAAGTTCGTCTCAGTGCGGCGGCTGGACATACGCAGGCCTGTTTCCAGTTTCAGCGTTTTGGTGAAAGGTCTTACGTAGTCAGTCTGTACCGTGATGAAAGAGATTTTACCGTTACCGAGTATACGTTGCATATCGGTGCGGTTGATAGCGCTGCCTTCGCCGTTGGCGTAGTAGTCAGTGACGTAGTCAGCGTTGTTTTTGCTTTTACCGCCGAAGTAGTTTGCGTCTACGGTCAGCTCTTCACCTTCGCGGGGGAACAGGTGTTTCATGCCCAGTACCAGCCCGTTAGCGTCGAACGCCATTTTAGAGTGGGAGTTACGTTCGCTGAACATATTCGTAATATCTTTTCCTCTGATAGTATCGGTGTTGATGGCGATGCTTTCTTCCGGTTTGAACTCACCATGTACTTTGATACCAGAGATGGAGAAGGTTGTGCGATTGGTGGCGAACCAGTCCACGCCTACTTTTCCGAATGCAAAGCCACCGTTTTGGCGGTTGGAGTTGTTTTGGAGAATGTGGGTGTTGGGATCGTCGCCAAAGTTGAGGCGGTCCGTGTTGCCGGTGGTGCGGCTTTTCATCTGGTTGCCCATAGCGCTGGCAGAGAAGTTGATTTTACCCTGGCGAGCGTTGAAGTCGGCGCCTGCATTCAGTGCGCCGCGTTTGTCCACACCGGCGCGGAGGTTACCGTTGTAGCCGGTTTTACGGTTTTTCTTCAGCACAATATTGAGGATGCCTGCGTTACCGCCGGATGCATCGTATTTGGCAGAAGGGTTGGTGATCACTTCCACGCTTTCGATCGCGTCTGCAGGGATCTGTTCCAGCGTGAGGGTGGTGGGGCGTCCATCGATGAATAGCTGCGGAGAGCTGTTACGCAGGGTAACATTACCGTCTATGTCTACGTTGACAGAAGGTACGTTTTTCATCACGTCGAGGGCGGTACCGCCTGTGCTCGTGATATTTTTCTCCACGTTGAACACCTTTTTGTCGCCGTCCAGCTGCATGATCGGTTTAGTACCGGTTACGGTCACACCTTGCAGCTGTGTGGTGCTGGAGGCCAGTTTGATGTTACCGAGGTCTTTATCGATCGGAGGGAATACGACAGGCTGGGTATAGGTTTTGTAACCGGTACCGGAAACCTGCATTTTGAGAGGTCCTCTGAGCGGCAGTTCGTCGAGGGCGAACTCACCATTGGCCTGGGAGAGCACGCCTTTTACGAGCACGTCTTTCATCTTTTTGGTAGCAGAGTCCATACGGCCCTGCAGAATGATAACGGAGGCATAGCCAACGGGCTTTCCTTCGGCGTCAATTAGTTTACCATATATATGTCCGATATTGCCCGGACCACCTTTACCTGCCATGCCACCTGGAGGCATTTTTCCACCCGGGGCCTGGGCGTGTGCTTGAGTCAGGAAAAGCACGAACATGAAAAACAAGTAGATTTTTCGCATTTTATATAGAATTCTGAGTGTACAAAAGTAGGCTTGCCAAATCGATTTTTCCGGCAAATGAGATGAGTGGTCGAAATTTTGATACAAAACCCGGTTTATCAGGGTTGATTTTTTCCGGCGATGGCATAAAGGGCATCCCGGTAGGTATCGCCAACGGGCAGCTCGATGTCCTGTAAAAACACGCTGTTTTTCCGAATGGCCGTGATAGCGGCCACAGAAATAATGTACGATTTGTGGATACGGATGAACCGGGCCGGCGGCAGCTGCTCTTCCAGGCTCTTGATGCTCATACGCGTGATCACTGGTTTGTTGGTGCTTTTCAGGTGGATTTTTACATAATCCTTCAATCCTTCGATCCAGACAATGTCAGAGAAGACAATTTTAAACAGGCTGTAATCCACATTGACAAAGAAAAAATCGCTTTGGTCGCGGGCGGCTTTGCCGGCGCTTCTGAGCTGATGCAGTTCGTTGGCCTTGTTGCAGGCTTTGACAAAACGTTCCAGCGACACCGGTTTTACCAGGTAGTCGGTCACGTCGAGGTTGAACCCTTCCAGGGCATATTTCTCATAAGCAGTGATCAGTATTACGAGCGGTTTGCTGGCCATGGACTGCAGGAATTGCAGGCCGGTAAGGCCCGGCATCTGGATATCGAGGAAGATCAGGTCGACCTGTTGCGTCCGCAGCACTTCCATGGCTTCAAAAGCGTTGTTACATTTAGCTACCAGTTGCAGATACGGCACCATACTGATGTTGTCTTCCAGCAAATCGAGCGCCAGCGGTTCGTCGTCAATGGCTATACATCTCATGGTGTATTGTTGATTTTGGCATTTAATGCAGGTCCAGCTGCAATGTTACGTAAAACCAGTCATCTTTGGAATTGATCTGCAATACGTAATTGTTTCCATAGAGCAGGTTGAGCCTGCGCTTTACGTTGGCCAGCCCTATCCCGCTGGTTTTATCTTTTACCTCTTCGGAAGCGTTGTTGTATTTATTCCGGACCGCAAAAAACAGCTTGTCGGCCGTGGTAAACAGGTTGATATCTATCTGTGCATGCATAATGAAGCCGGTACCATGTTTGAAGGCATTTTCCACAAAAGGTATCAGCAACATCGGTTCTATTTCATAGTGACTGTTGGGCACGTTCATTTCCACATTGATCTCCACATTTTTGCCAAAACGCTGCCGTTGCAGGTCGATGTAACTTTGCAGATACTCTACTTCGCGCTGGAGAGGCATTTTCTCTTCATCGGCTTCGTAGAGCATATAGCGCATCAGGGAGGATAATTTGATGAGGGAAGGCTCCAGCAGGTCGGATTTTTTACGTGCCAGCGACACCATATTATTCAGCACATTGAACATGAAGTGGGGACTTACCTGCGAGCGCAACAACGACAGCTCCGTTTTGAGGTTCTCGTTTTCACGGGCGCTGACTTTTCGCTCCATCAGTATCCGTTCGCGCACCATCTGAAACGCTGTGCTGGCGGACAAGATAAACAGGAAGGCAAAAACGGTGAAAAGGGTCAGGGGCTTGAGGTCTACCACGGCTTTTCCCAGGAAGAACCGTTCGAAGAAAAACCGCATGGCACAAAAAAACATAAAAACCAGGAGCAGCACACTGGTATATTCCATGGTCCGCTTTTGCTGTACCAGCTTGGGAATCAGGTAAAAGGCATTGGTATAAAAGAAGATGATCTGCGTAATATAAAATACCAGCAGGAAATAAAACCAGGAAGCCCGTTCTGCCATTTCCGCGGGAGA
This window contains:
- a CDS encoding outer membrane beta-barrel family protein produces the protein MAGKGGPGNIGHIYGKLIDAEGKPVGYASVIILQGRMDSATKKMKDVLVKGVLSQANGEFALDELPLRGPLKMQVSGTGYKTYTQPVVFPPIDKDLGNIKLASSTTQLQGVTVTGTKPIMQLDGDKKVFNVEKNITSTGGTALDVMKNVPSVNVDIDGNVTLRNSSPQLFIDGRPTTLTLEQIPADAIESVEVITNPSAKYDASGGNAGILNIVLKKNRKTGYNGNLRAGVDKRGALNAGADFNARQGKINFSASAMGNQMKSRTTGNTDRLNFGDDPNTHILQNNSNRQNGGFAFGKVGVDWFATNRTTFSISGIKVHGEFKPEESIAINTDTIRGKDITNMFSERNSHSKMAFDANGLVLGMKHLFPREGEELTVDANYFGGKSKNNADYVTDYYANGEGSAINRTDMQRILGNGKISFITVQTDYVRPFTKTLKLETGLRMSSRRTETNFNNYMFDHPSNDYKLIPGASNNFKNTDNVYAAYVSVSHTIKNFSYKAGLRAESSDYNGELINVKQTFKNNYPVSLFPSIFLSQKLKHDQELQVSYTRRINRPNFFQLIPFTDSTDKLNITKGNPGLIPEFTNSVEMSYLKTFKGNNTFMGTVYYKHTNGLITRFLTKETDPANGAELLVNTYINANSSYAMGAELTSMNTINKWWSLSANVNIYNSKINTDNTGQPSQDARWAWFGKLNNTFKLPLNFEVQLTGLYQSKSNLPVNDNKGRQDGPSMQQSQNASQGYIASFYAVDAAIKKSFLKNNAASVTLSFSDIFRSRKMDQYSESIYFTQYYNRLRDPQMIRLNFAYRFGKVDMTLFKRKNMAGGMQGMQEVVQ
- a CDS encoding LytR/AlgR family response regulator transcription factor, whose amino-acid sequence is MRCIAIDDEPLALDLLEDNISMVPYLQLVAKCNNAFEAMEVLRTQQVDLIFLDIQMPGLTGLQFLQSMASKPLVILITAYEKYALEGFNLDVTDYLVKPVSLERFVKACNKANELHQLRSAGKAARDQSDFFFVNVDYSLFKIVFSDIVWIEGLKDYVKIHLKSTNKPVITRMSIKSLEEQLPPARFIRIHKSYIISVAAITAIRKNSVFLQDIELPVGDTYRDALYAIAGKNQP
- a CDS encoding sensor histidine kinase, yielding MAKEWYNRKWAIVATHALVWTLLYSLPFLLRPTYEKPVSPAEMAERASWFYFLLVFYITQIIFFYTNAFYLIPKLVQQKRTMEYTSVLLLVFMFFCAMRFFFERFFLGKAVVDLKPLTLFTVFAFLFILSASTAFQMVRERILMERKVSARENENLKTELSLLRSQVSPHFMFNVLNNMVSLARKKSDLLEPSLIKLSSLMRYMLYEADEEKMPLQREVEYLQSYIDLQRQRFGKNVEINVEMNVPNSHYEIEPMLLIPFVENAFKHGTGFIMHAQIDINLFTTADKLFFAVRNKYNNASEEVKDKTSGIGLANVKRRLNLLYGNNYVLQINSKDDWFYVTLQLDLH